In one window of Plasmodium cynomolgi strain B DNA, chromosome 13, whole genome shotgun sequence DNA:
- a CDS encoding hypothetical protein (putative) → MNKIAKVNNFICNSVPFRDMILSAMKVRRKVPSLDEKLGQNRIFFLSNLHCANKKHTLENCTFSIFLNDNILIGNKAVLSKEASPEDTSKQTLLFWNRSPGARYPKKANNGARPDCRSVRKIRKRLKTGK, encoded by the exons atgaataaaatagcaaaagtAAACAATTTCATTTGCAACAGTGTTCCTTTTCGAGATATGATTCTCTCAGCTATGAAGGTGAGGAGAAAGGTGCCTTCCCTAGACGAAAAATTGGGTCaaaacagaattttttttttatctaactTACATTGTGCAAATAAGAAGCACACGTTGGAAAACTGCACAttctcaatatttttaaatgacaaCATTTTAATTGGTAATAAAGCAGTGTTGAGTAAAGAAGCCTCACCTGAAGACACCTCCAAACAAACGCTGCTTTTTTGGAATAGAAGCCCAGGCGCTAGATACCCCAAAAAG GCGAACAATGGAGCCCGTCCAGACTGCCGTTCGGTAAGGAAAATTAGGAAGAGATTAAAAACGGGCAAGTAG